In one Streptomyces sp. NBC_00597 genomic region, the following are encoded:
- a CDS encoding DHA2 family efflux MFS transporter permease subunit: protein MRAPAVWALVLTSTAGFMAALDNLVVTTALPAIRKDLGGALEELEWTVNAYTLTFAVLLMFGAALGDRFGRRRLFMAGLAVFTGASAAAAISPGINELIAARAVQGVGAAVMMPLTLTLLTAAVPAARRGMALGIFGAVGGLAVASGPLIGGTLTEHISWQWIFWLNVPIGLALIPLARLKLAESTAPNARLDVPGTLLISGGLFGIVYGLVNANAHGWTSAPVLTGLIAGTALVGGFVHHGFRNPNPMLPMRLFLRRGFLGINMASLLMYLGMFGSIFLLSQFLQGVAGYSPTQAGVRMLPWTAMPMFVAPVAGILSDRIGGRPVVAAGLALQALGLGWFAMILSADVSYAAQLPALILSGIGMGLYFAPASNILMSTVSPADHGKASGANNALREVGGALGVAVLASVFSAQGGYESPQAFTDGTVPALWIGAAAVAVAAAFALLVPGKRAAQGRAPGAAGNAPASAHSPATSPVPADKVPAAR from the coding sequence ATGCGCGCACCCGCCGTCTGGGCCCTCGTCCTCACCTCCACGGCCGGCTTCATGGCCGCCCTCGACAACCTCGTCGTCACCACCGCGCTCCCCGCCATCCGCAAGGACCTCGGCGGTGCGCTGGAGGAGTTGGAGTGGACGGTGAACGCGTACACGCTCACCTTCGCCGTCCTCCTGATGTTCGGCGCGGCCCTCGGCGACCGCTTCGGCCGGCGCCGTCTCTTCATGGCCGGCCTCGCGGTATTCACCGGCGCCTCCGCTGCGGCCGCCATCTCGCCCGGCATCAACGAGCTCATCGCCGCCCGCGCAGTCCAGGGCGTCGGCGCCGCGGTCATGATGCCGCTCACCCTCACCCTGCTCACCGCCGCCGTCCCGGCCGCCCGCCGAGGCATGGCCCTCGGGATCTTCGGCGCCGTCGGCGGCCTCGCCGTCGCCAGCGGCCCGCTCATCGGCGGCACCCTCACCGAGCACATCTCCTGGCAGTGGATCTTCTGGTTGAACGTCCCGATCGGGCTGGCCCTGATCCCGCTCGCCCGCCTCAAGCTGGCCGAGTCGACCGCCCCGAACGCCCGTCTCGACGTACCGGGCACGCTCCTCATCAGCGGCGGCCTCTTCGGCATCGTCTACGGGCTCGTCAACGCCAACGCCCACGGCTGGACCAGTGCTCCCGTACTCACCGGCCTGATCGCCGGCACCGCGCTCGTCGGCGGATTCGTCCACCACGGCTTCCGCAACCCGAACCCGATGCTGCCCATGCGCCTCTTCCTGCGCCGCGGCTTCCTCGGGATCAACATGGCCAGCCTGCTGATGTACCTGGGCATGTTCGGCTCGATCTTCCTGCTCAGCCAGTTCCTCCAGGGCGTCGCCGGCTACTCGCCCACCCAGGCCGGGGTGCGCATGCTCCCCTGGACCGCCATGCCGATGTTCGTGGCCCCGGTCGCGGGCATCCTGTCCGACCGGATCGGCGGCCGTCCCGTCGTCGCCGCCGGGCTCGCGCTGCAAGCCCTCGGCCTCGGCTGGTTCGCGATGATCCTGAGCGCCGACGTCTCGTACGCCGCCCAGCTGCCGGCGCTGATCCTCAGCGGCATCGGCATGGGCCTGTACTTCGCCCCCGCCTCCAACATCCTGATGTCCACCGTGTCCCCCGCCGACCACGGCAAGGCCTCCGGCGCCAACAACGCCCTGCGCGAGGTCGGCGGAGCACTCGGGGTCGCCGTCCTGGCCTCCGTCTTCTCCGCCCAGGGCGGCTACGAGTCCCCGCAGGCCTTCACCGACGGGACCGTGCCCGCGCTGTGGATAGGCGCCGCCGCGGTGGCCGTGGCAGCCGCCTTCGCCCTTCTGGTCCCGGGCAAGCGGGCCGCCCAGGGCCGGGCGCCCGGCGCCGCCGGGAACGCCCCCGCCTCCGCCCACAGCCCCGCTACCAGCCCCGTCCCCGCCGACAAGGTCCCCGCCGCGCGCTGA
- a CDS encoding DUF3291 domain-containing protein, whose product MPDVPWSTPTPPAPGAEVHVMASRFETETLIGAFRFFLRSPGIIRQVRRAPGAHGVALRARVFSRTFLTLSAWQDRDALYRFAGSEPHRSSSRAAAAFMRESTFAFWTAPASGLPVTWAEAERRLAEQRARS is encoded by the coding sequence ATGCCCGACGTCCCCTGGTCCACGCCCACCCCGCCCGCTCCCGGCGCCGAGGTCCACGTCATGGCCTCCCGCTTCGAGACCGAGACCCTCATCGGAGCCTTCCGGTTCTTCCTCCGGTCGCCCGGCATCATCCGCCAGGTCCGCCGGGCCCCCGGAGCCCACGGCGTCGCCCTCCGGGCCCGGGTCTTCAGCCGGACCTTCCTGACCCTCTCCGCCTGGCAGGACCGCGACGCGCTGTACCGCTTCGCCGGCAGCGAGCCGCACCGCTCCAGCTCCCGCGCCGCCGCGGCGTTCATGCGGGAATCGACCTTCGCCTTCTGGACCGCCCCGGCCTCCGGGCTCCCGGTCACCTGGGCCGAGGCCGAGCGCCGGCTGGCCGAACAGCGGGCCCGCTCGTGA
- a CDS encoding UDP-N-acetylmuramate dehydrogenase, with the protein MTCGPWPRRDARGTDRTLVHVQELHDAPLAPLTTFRLGGPATRLVTATTDAEVVEAVRTADESGTPLLVIGGGSNLVIGDRGFEGTALRIATTGFHLDGTTLELAAGENWSDAVARSVEAGLAGIECLAGIPGSAGATPIQNVGAYGQEVCDTITEVVAYDRTRRETVTLTAAECAFRYRNSTFKDQPDRYVVLRVRFALEDAGGLSAPIKYPETARALGVEAGDRVPAASARDTVLRLRAGKGMVLDPADHDTWSAGSFFHNPILSDEAYSAFLTRVQDRLGPDTAPPAYPAGDGRTKTSAAWLIDKAGFTKGYGTGPARISTKHTLALTNRGGATTEDLLALAREVVTGVHAVFGVTLVNEPVTVGVSI; encoded by the coding sequence GTGACGTGCGGTCCGTGGCCCCGCAGGGATGCGAGGGGTACGGACCGTACTCTTGTCCACGTGCAGGAACTCCACGACGCCCCCCTCGCCCCCCTGACCACCTTCCGTCTCGGTGGCCCCGCCACCCGGCTGGTCACCGCGACCACCGACGCCGAGGTGGTCGAGGCCGTCCGCACCGCGGACGAGAGCGGCACCCCGCTCCTCGTCATCGGCGGTGGCAGCAACCTGGTCATCGGCGACCGCGGCTTCGAGGGCACCGCCCTGCGCATCGCGACCACCGGCTTCCACCTCGACGGCACCACCCTGGAGCTCGCCGCCGGCGAGAACTGGAGCGACGCCGTCGCCCGCAGCGTCGAGGCGGGCCTGGCCGGCATCGAGTGCCTCGCCGGAATCCCCGGCTCCGCCGGTGCCACCCCCATCCAGAACGTCGGGGCGTACGGCCAGGAGGTCTGCGACACCATCACCGAGGTCGTCGCGTACGACCGCACCCGGCGCGAGACGGTCACGCTGACCGCCGCCGAGTGCGCCTTCCGGTACCGCAACAGCACCTTCAAGGACCAGCCCGACCGCTACGTCGTGCTGCGCGTCCGCTTCGCCCTGGAGGACGCGGGCGGCCTGTCCGCACCGATCAAGTACCCCGAGACCGCCCGCGCCCTCGGCGTCGAGGCCGGCGACCGCGTCCCGGCCGCCAGCGCCCGCGACACCGTGCTGCGCCTGCGCGCGGGCAAGGGCATGGTCCTCGACCCCGCCGACCACGACACCTGGTCCGCCGGCTCCTTCTTCCACAACCCGATCCTGAGCGACGAGGCGTACAGCGCCTTCCTCACCCGCGTCCAGGACCGCCTCGGCCCCGACACCGCCCCGCCCGCGTACCCCGCCGGCGACGGCCGTACGAAGACCAGCGCGGCCTGGCTGATCGACAAGGCCGGCTTCACCAAGGGATACGGCACCGGCCCCGCCCGGATCTCCACCAAGCACACCCTCGCGCTGACCAACCGTGGCGGGGCCACCACCGAGGACCTCCTCGCCCTGGCCCGCGAGGTCGTCACGGGCGTCCATGCGGTCTTCGGGGTCACCTTGGTCAACGAGCCGGTGACGGTCGGCGTCAGCATCTGA
- a CDS encoding adenosine deaminase encodes MEHARDLTLLPKAHLHLHFTGSMRPSTLLELADKYGVRLPDALTAGEPPKLRATDERGWFRFQRLYDAARSCLREPDDIRRLVREAAEEDVRDGSGWLEIQVDPTSYAPLLGGMIPAVEIILDAVDAASRETGLGMRVLIAANRMKHPLDARTLARLAVRYADRGIVGFGLSNDERRGMARDFDRAFAIAREGGLLAAPHGGELTGPASVRDCLDDLHASRIGHGVRAAEDPRLLQRLADRQITCEVCPASNVALGVYERPEDVPLRTLFEAGVPMALGADDPLLFGSRLAAQYEIARRHHAFTDAELAELARQSVRGSAAPADVQDKLLAGIDHWLAS; translated from the coding sequence ATGGAGCACGCACGCGATCTCACGCTTCTGCCGAAGGCCCACCTGCACCTGCACTTCACCGGCTCGATGCGCCCGTCGACCCTGCTGGAGCTGGCCGACAAGTACGGCGTCCGCCTGCCGGACGCCCTGACCGCCGGGGAGCCACCCAAGCTCCGCGCCACCGACGAGCGCGGCTGGTTCCGTTTCCAGCGCCTGTACGACGCCGCCCGGTCCTGCCTGCGCGAGCCCGACGACATCCGGCGCCTCGTCCGCGAGGCCGCCGAGGAGGACGTACGGGACGGCAGCGGCTGGCTGGAGATCCAGGTGGATCCCACCTCCTACGCCCCGCTGCTCGGCGGCATGATCCCCGCCGTCGAGATCATCCTGGACGCCGTCGACGCGGCATCGCGCGAGACCGGCCTCGGCATGCGCGTGCTGATCGCCGCCAACCGGATGAAGCACCCGCTCGACGCCCGCACCCTCGCCCGCCTGGCCGTCCGCTACGCCGACCGCGGCATCGTCGGCTTCGGGCTCTCCAACGACGAGCGCCGCGGCATGGCCCGCGACTTCGACCGGGCCTTCGCCATCGCCCGTGAGGGCGGCCTGCTCGCGGCCCCGCACGGCGGCGAGCTCACCGGGCCCGCCTCGGTCCGGGACTGCCTGGACGATCTGCACGCCTCGCGCATCGGCCACGGCGTGCGGGCCGCCGAGGACCCGCGGCTGCTACAGCGCCTCGCGGACCGGCAGATCACCTGCGAGGTCTGCCCGGCGTCGAACGTCGCCCTCGGGGTCTACGAGCGGCCCGAGGACGTCCCGCTGCGCACGCTCTTCGAGGCCGGGGTGCCGATGGCGCTGGGCGCGGACGACCCGCTGCTGTTCGGGTCACGGCTGGCGGCGCAGTACGAGATCGCCCGCCGCCACCACGCGTTCACGGACGCGGAGCTCGCCGAGCTGGCCCGGCAGTCGGTGCGGGGTTCGGCGGCGCCGGCGGACGTACAGGACAAGCTGCTGGCCGGGATCGACCACTGGCTGGCCTCGTAG
- a CDS encoding pyridoxal phosphate-dependent aminotransferase → MTSATPSSERRVSARIGAISESATLAVDAKAKALKAAGRPVIGFGAGEPDFPTPDYIVEAAVEACRNPKYHRYTPAGGLPELKTAIAAKTLRDSGYEVDASQVLVTNGGKQAIYEAFAAVLDPGDEVIVPAPYWTTYPESIRLAGGVPVEVVADETTGYRVSVEQLEAARTERTKVVLFVSPSNPTGAVYSEADAKAIGEWAAEHGLWVLTDEIYEHLVYGDAKFTSLPVLVPALRDKCIVVNGVAKTYAMTGWRVGWVIAPQDVIKAATNLQSHATSNVSNVAQVAALAAVSGNLDAVAEMRKAFDRRRQTMVKMLNEIDGVFCPTPEGAFYAYPSVKELLGKEIRGKRPQTSVELAALILDEAEVAVVPGEAFGTPGYLRLSYALGDADLAEGVSRIQKLLAEAKA, encoded by the coding sequence ATGACCTCTGCAACGCCTTCCTCCGAGCGCCGGGTGTCCGCCCGTATCGGCGCCATTTCCGAGTCCGCCACGCTCGCCGTGGACGCCAAGGCCAAGGCCCTCAAGGCCGCCGGGCGCCCGGTGATCGGCTTCGGCGCGGGCGAGCCCGACTTCCCGACCCCGGACTACATCGTCGAGGCCGCGGTCGAGGCCTGCCGCAACCCGAAGTACCACCGCTACACGCCGGCCGGGGGTCTGCCCGAGCTGAAGACCGCGATCGCCGCGAAGACGCTGCGCGACTCGGGCTACGAGGTCGACGCGTCGCAGGTCCTGGTGACCAACGGCGGCAAGCAGGCGATCTACGAGGCGTTCGCCGCCGTCCTCGACCCGGGTGACGAGGTCATCGTCCCGGCTCCGTACTGGACCACCTACCCCGAGTCGATCCGCCTCGCGGGTGGCGTCCCGGTCGAGGTCGTCGCCGACGAGACCACCGGCTACCGCGTGTCCGTCGAGCAGCTCGAAGCCGCCCGCACCGAGCGCACCAAGGTCGTCCTGTTCGTCTCCCCGTCGAACCCGACCGGCGCCGTGTACTCCGAGGCCGACGCGAAGGCGATCGGCGAGTGGGCCGCCGAGCACGGCCTGTGGGTCCTGACGGACGAGATCTACGAGCACCTCGTCTACGGCGACGCGAAGTTCACCTCGCTGCCGGTCCTGGTCCCGGCGCTGCGCGACAAGTGCATCGTCGTCAACGGCGTCGCCAAGACGTACGCGATGACGGGCTGGCGCGTGGGCTGGGTCATCGCCCCGCAGGACGTCATCAAGGCGGCGACCAACCTGCAGTCGCACGCCACGTCCAACGTCTCCAACGTGGCCCAGGTCGCGGCGCTGGCCGCCGTCTCGGGCAACCTGGACGCGGTCGCGGAGATGCGCAAGGCCTTCGACCGCCGTCGCCAGACCATGGTCAAGATGCTGAACGAGATCGACGGCGTGTTCTGCCCGACGCCCGAGGGCGCGTTCTACGCGTACCCGTCGGTCAAGGAGCTCCTCGGCAAGGAGATCCGCGGCAAGCGCCCGCAGACCTCCGTCGAGCTGGCCGCGCTGATCCTGGACGAGGCCGAGGTCGCCGTCGTCCCGGGCGAGGCCTTCGGCACCCCCGGCTACCTGCGCCTGTCGTACGCCCTGGGCGACGCGGACCTGGCCGAGGGCGTGTCCCGCATCCAGAAGCTGCTGGCGGAGGCCAAGGCCTAG
- the secE gene encoding preprotein translocase subunit SecE encodes MTDALGSIDMPDAEDDTREKKARKGGKRGKKGPLGRLALFYRQIIAELRKVVWPTRNQLTTYTTVVIVFVVIMIGLVTVIDYGFQEAIKFVFG; translated from the coding sequence GTGACGGACGCCCTGGGCTCCATCGACATGCCTGACGCCGAGGACGACACCCGCGAGAAGAAGGCCCGCAAGGGCGGCAAGCGCGGCAAGAAGGGTCCTCTGGGCCGACTCGCGCTGTTCTACCGCCAGATCATCGCGGAGCTCCGCAAGGTCGTCTGGCCGACGCGCAACCAGCTCACGACGTACACCACCGTGGTGATTGTCTTCGTCGTCATCATGATCGGTCTGGTGACCGTGATTGACTATGGGTTCCAGGAAGCCATCAAGTTCGTCTTCGGCTGA
- the nusG gene encoding transcription termination/antitermination protein NusG encodes MSDPNLNASPDSVESVEDALDIVEAADAVDPDEAELADAEAGVAAEQAALHVEDEADEVADDEDADEEAVAAEAGDVEDEAEDAEEAEEAADAEPAEPVDPIQALRDELRLLPGEWYVIHTYAGYEKRVKANLEQRAVSLNVEEFIYQAEVPEEEIVQIKNGERKNVRQNKLPGYVLVRMDLTNESWGVVRNTPGVTGFVGNAYDPYPLTLDEIVKMLAPEAQEKAAKQAAEEAGLPAPAVKRTIEVLDFEVGDSVTVTDGPFATLQATINEINPDSKKVKGLVEIFGRETPVELSFDQIQKN; translated from the coding sequence GTGTCTGACCCGAACCTGAACGCGAGCCCCGACTCCGTCGAGTCCGTCGAGGACGCGCTCGACATCGTCGAGGCGGCAGACGCTGTGGACCCCGACGAGGCCGAGCTCGCCGACGCCGAGGCGGGTGTCGCCGCCGAGCAGGCCGCGCTGCACGTCGAGGACGAGGCTGACGAGGTCGCGGACGACGAAGACGCGGACGAGGAAGCCGTCGCGGCCGAGGCCGGCGACGTCGAGGACGAGGCCGAGGACGCGGAGGAGGCCGAGGAGGCCGCCGACGCAGAGCCCGCCGAGCCGGTCGACCCCATCCAGGCCCTGCGCGACGAGCTGCGCCTCCTGCCCGGCGAGTGGTACGTGATCCACACCTACGCGGGCTACGAGAAGCGCGTGAAGGCCAACCTGGAGCAGCGCGCCGTCTCGCTGAACGTCGAGGAGTTCATCTACCAGGCCGAGGTGCCCGAGGAAGAGATCGTCCAGATCAAGAACGGCGAGCGCAAGAACGTCCGGCAGAACAAGCTGCCCGGTTACGTTCTCGTCCGCATGGATCTGACGAACGAGTCCTGGGGCGTCGTCCGCAACACCCCCGGTGTCACCGGCTTCGTCGGCAACGCGTACGACCCGTACCCGCTGACGCTGGACGAGATCGTCAAGATGCTCGCCCCCGAGGCGCAGGAGAAGGCCGCCAAGCAGGCCGCGGAAGAGGCCGGTCTGCCCGCGCCCGCCGTCAAGCGCACCATCGAGGTCCTGGACTTCGAGGTCGGCGACTCGGTCACCGTCACCGACGGCCCGTTCGCGACGCTGCAGGCGACCATCAACGAGATCAACCCCGACTCGAAGAAGGTCAAGGGCCTGGTCGAGATCTTCGGTCGCGAGACCCCGGTCGAGCTCAGCTTCGACCAGATCCAGAAGAACTGA
- the rplK gene encoding 50S ribosomal protein L11, whose product MPPKKKKITGLIKLQIKAGAANPAPPVGPALGQHGVNIMEFCKAYNAATESQRGMVVPVEITVYEDRTFTFITKTPPAARLILKAAGIEKGSGEPHKTKVAKLTGAQVREIAELKMPDLNANDVDAAMKIIAGTARSMGVTVEG is encoded by the coding sequence ATGCCTCCCAAGAAGAAGAAGATCACGGGGCTTATCAAGCTCCAGATCAAGGCCGGTGCGGCCAACCCGGCTCCGCCGGTCGGCCCCGCGCTCGGTCAGCACGGCGTCAACATCATGGAGTTCTGCAAGGCCTACAACGCCGCGACCGAGTCGCAGCGTGGCATGGTCGTGCCGGTGGAGATCACGGTCTACGAGGACCGCACCTTCACCTTCATCACCAAGACTCCGCCGGCCGCGCGCCTCATCCTGAAGGCCGCGGGCATCGAGAAGGGCTCCGGCGAGCCCCACAAGACCAAGGTCGCCAAGCTCACCGGCGCCCAGGTCCGCGAGATCGCCGAGCTGAAGATGCCCGACCTCAACGCCAACGACGTCGACGCCGCGATGAAGATCATCGCCGGCACCGCGCGCTCGATGGGCGTCACGGTCGAGGGCTGA
- the rplA gene encoding 50S ribosomal protein L1 — protein MKRSKTLRAADAKVDREKLYAPLEAVRLAKETSTTKFDATVEVAFRLGVDPRKADQMVRGTVNLPHGTGKTARVLVFATGDRAAAAEAAGADIVGDDELISEIAKGNRLNEFDAVVATPDLMGKVGRLGRVLGPRGLMPNPKTGTVTMDVAKAVTEIKGGKIEFRVDKHSNLHFIIGKVSFSDEQLVENYGAALDEILRLKPSAAKGRYVKKAALSTTMGPGIQLDSNRTRNLLVEEDPAAV, from the coding sequence GTGAAGCGCAGCAAGACTCTCCGCGCTGCGGACGCCAAGGTCGACCGGGAGAAGCTGTACGCCCCGCTCGAAGCCGTGCGTCTCGCCAAGGAGACCTCCACGACCAAGTTCGACGCCACCGTCGAGGTCGCCTTCCGCCTGGGTGTCGACCCGCGCAAGGCCGACCAGATGGTCCGTGGCACCGTGAACCTCCCGCACGGCACCGGTAAGACCGCCCGGGTCCTGGTCTTCGCGACCGGTGACCGTGCTGCGGCCGCGGAAGCCGCTGGCGCCGACATCGTCGGCGACGACGAGCTGATCAGCGAGATCGCCAAGGGCAACCGCCTGAACGAGTTCGACGCGGTTGTCGCCACCCCGGACCTCATGGGCAAGGTCGGCCGCCTCGGCCGCGTGCTCGGTCCGCGTGGTCTGATGCCGAACCCGAAGACCGGCACCGTCACCATGGACGTTGCCAAGGCTGTCACCGAGATCAAGGGTGGCAAGATCGAGTTCCGTGTCGACAAGCACTCGAACCTGCACTTCATCATCGGCAAGGTCTCCTTCTCCGATGAGCAGCTGGTCGAGAACTACGGCGCGGCCCTGGACGAGATCCTTCGTCTGAAGCCGTCCGCCGCCAAGGGTCGCTACGTCAAGAAGGCCGCCCTGAGCACCACGATGGGCCCCGGCATCCAGCTGGACTCGAACCGCACCCGGAACCTCCTCGTCGAGGAAGACCCGGCCGCTGTCTGA
- the rplJ gene encoding 50S ribosomal protein L10 has protein sequence MPTPNKAASVAELKDAFQSSNAAVLTEYRGLTVAQLKTLRRSLGENAQYAVVKNTLTKIAANQAGITALDEHFAGPTAVAFITGDPVESAKALRDFAKDNPNLIIKAGVLDGKALTADEIKKLADLESREVLLSKLAGAFKGKQSQAASLFQALPSKFVRTAEALRVKLAEQGGAE, from the coding sequence ATGCCGACGCCCAACAAGGCTGCATCGGTAGCCGAGCTCAAGGACGCGTTCCAGAGCTCGAACGCCGCCGTGCTGACCGAGTACCGGGGTCTCACCGTCGCGCAGCTCAAGACGCTGCGTCGCTCCCTTGGTGAGAACGCCCAGTACGCCGTGGTGAAGAACACGCTGACCAAGATTGCGGCCAACCAGGCCGGGATCACCGCGCTGGACGAGCACTTCGCTGGTCCGACTGCGGTCGCCTTCATCACCGGTGACCCGGTGGAGTCGGCGAAGGCCCTGCGTGACTTCGCCAAGGACAACCCGAACCTCATCATCAAGGCGGGTGTCCTTGATGGTAAGGCGCTCACCGCCGATGAGATCAAGAAGCTTGCGGACCTTGAGTCCCGCGAGGTTCTGCTCAGCAAGCTGGCCGGCGCGTTCAAGGGCAAGCAGTCCCAGGCTGCCTCGCTCTTCCAGGCGCTGCCGTCGAAGTTCGTCCGCACCGCGGAAGCGCTTCGCGTCAAGCTCGCCGAGCAGGGCGGTGCCGAGTAA
- the rplL gene encoding 50S ribosomal protein L7/L12, with product MAKLSQDDLLAQFEEMTLIELSEFVKAFEEKFDVTAAAAVAVAGPAGVGPAAEAEEEKDEFDVILTGAGDKKIQVIKVVRELTSLGLKEAKDLVDGAPKPVLEKVNKEAAEKAAESLKGAGASVEVK from the coding sequence ATGGCGAAGCTCTCTCAGGACGACCTCCTCGCCCAGTTCGAGGAGATGACCCTCATCGAGCTCTCCGAGTTCGTTAAGGCCTTCGAGGAGAAGTTCGACGTCACCGCCGCCGCGGCCGTCGCCGTTGCCGGCCCCGCCGGTGTCGGCCCCGCCGCCGAGGCCGAGGAGGAGAAGGACGAGTTCGACGTCATCCTCACCGGCGCCGGTGACAAGAAGATCCAGGTCATCAAGGTCGTGCGTGAGCTGACCTCCCTGGGCCTCAAGGAGGCCAAGGACCTCGTGGACGGCGCCCCGAAGCCCGTCCTGGAGAAGGTCAACAAGGAGGCCGCTGAGAAGGCCGCCGAGTCCCTCAAGGGCGCCGGTGCCTCCGTCGAGGTCAAGTAA